The Nostoc sp. 'Lobaria pulmonaria (5183) cyanobiont' genome window below encodes:
- a CDS encoding (2Fe-2S)-binding protein, which yields MRFVLRRRKLGQLMVVSTVAATLGNFVKKSVAQTQVKKATPMQATSTSEIMKVRLQVNGTAHSLQIEPRVTLLDALREYIGLIGTKKGCDHGQCGACTVLVDGQRINSCLTFAIMHTDAKITTIEGLEQGNNLHPMQAAFVAHDAFQCGYCTPGQICSAVGLVNEGHAKSDADIRELMSGNICRCGAYPNIVAAVRDVLGGKKDAAV from the coding sequence ATGAGGTTTGTCCTAAGACGTCGCAAGTTGGGTCAATTAATGGTGGTCAGCACAGTAGCGGCTACGCTCGGTAATTTTGTAAAGAAAAGTGTAGCACAAACTCAAGTCAAAAAAGCTACTCCAATGCAAGCAACTTCAACATCTGAAATTATGAAGGTGAGGCTGCAAGTGAACGGAACAGCACATAGTTTGCAGATTGAACCGCGTGTTACCTTACTTGATGCACTTCGGGAATATATAGGACTAATTGGTACTAAAAAAGGTTGCGATCACGGACAGTGTGGTGCTTGTACAGTGCTGGTTGATGGGCAACGGATTAATTCCTGCTTGACATTTGCTATTATGCACACCGACGCAAAAATCACAACTATTGAAGGGCTGGAGCAAGGAAACAATCTGCACCCGATGCAAGCCGCGTTTGTTGCCCACGATGCGTTTCAGTGCGGCTACTGCACACCGGGACAAATTTGTTCGGCAGTGGGTTTGGTGAACGAGGGACACGCTAAGTCCGATGCCGACATTCGTGAACTGATGAGCGGCAATATCTGCCGTTGCGGTGCTTATCCAAATATCGTGGCTGCTGTCCGCGATGTCTTAGGGGGAAAAAAAGATGCAGCCGTTTAA
- a CDS encoding DUF6335 family protein, with amino-acid sequence MAEKNHNDKKKSNDLPQEITESYGTGVKDLPGYNIGGRSMQDERDEYTETSPKLTGGDVDAYWQDADAVGDEAVGGSTSTPDQNVTEDLEAAVGLEMADSEFLHTNDILEDRDGDRWELDPKSSEDYQDR; translated from the coding sequence ATGGCAGAAAAAAATCATAATGACAAAAAGAAAAGTAATGATTTGCCACAAGAGATTACCGAATCCTACGGTACTGGGGTGAAAGACTTGCCGGGATACAATATTGGCGGACGCTCTATGCAGGACGAAAGGGACGAGTATACAGAAACTAGTCCGAAACTGACTGGTGGAGATGTCGATGCTTATTGGCAAGATGCAGATGCAGTTGGGGATGAAGCTGTTGGTGGTAGTACTTCCACTCCCGACCAAAATGTAACTGAAGATTTAGAAGCAGCAGTAGGGCTAGAAATGGCTGATTCTGAGTTTCTGCATACCAACGATATTTTAGAGGATCGTGATGGCGATCGCTGGGAGTTAGATCCAAAGTCTTCTGAAGACTATCAAGACCGATGA
- a CDS encoding DJ-1/PfpI/YhbO family deglycase/protease: MTEHNNHPGKKKVAILIEQAVEDAEFTVPYNGFKQAGMEVVVLGSRMNEKYKGKLGKVSIEADGTTTEAIAAEFDAVVIPGGMAPDKMRRNPNTVRFVQEAIQQGKLVAAVCHGPQVLIEGDLLKGKQTTGFSAIAKDITNAGASYLDEPLVVDGNLITSREPGDLAIFTTAILNHLGYGGKDAALPNEKDTTAEWWKLADAWGGSTKGDISKGLNTALTGERYSLEAFEKYFEKASDSEIKSLFQKIIANKQRHIEKLETYLQHLGEKPSLGSNIANQYAKLKTALTGSDDIYQLRSALGDVQTGIGDIGNLSAMFTDPVATAIFKGIYQDLSKSEQQLVELYRARITTQVQPPKPTTGAAIQM, encoded by the coding sequence ATGACTGAACATAACAATCACCCAGGTAAGAAGAAAGTTGCTATCCTCATTGAGCAAGCAGTAGAGGATGCAGAATTTACAGTTCCATATAATGGATTCAAACAAGCAGGAATGGAGGTAGTAGTCCTTGGTTCCCGAATGAATGAAAAATATAAGGGTAAACTCGGCAAAGTTAGTATAGAAGCTGATGGTACCACAACAGAAGCGATCGCAGCTGAATTTGATGCAGTAGTGATTCCCGGTGGTATGGCTCCCGACAAAATGCGACGCAACCCCAACACAGTACGTTTCGTACAAGAGGCTATCCAACAAGGAAAATTAGTCGCTGCCGTTTGTCACGGACCACAAGTTTTGATTGAAGGCGACTTGCTTAAAGGTAAACAAACCACTGGGTTTAGTGCTATTGCCAAGGATATAACTAACGCCGGCGCAAGTTATTTAGATGAGCCGTTGGTAGTTGACGGGAATTTGATTACATCTCGCGAACCTGGAGACTTGGCAATTTTCACCACAGCTATTTTGAACCATTTGGGCTATGGTGGCAAAGATGCTGCATTGCCAAATGAAAAAGACACAACTGCTGAATGGTGGAAACTAGCTGATGCTTGGGGTGGTTCAACTAAGGGTGATATTAGCAAAGGTTTAAATACTGCTCTTACTGGTGAACGTTATTCACTCGAAGCATTTGAGAAGTACTTTGAAAAAGCATCAGATAGCGAAATTAAATCGCTTTTTCAAAAAATCATTGCTAATAAACAACGTCACATCGAAAAACTGGAAACCTATCTACAGCATTTGGGTGAGAAACCCTCTTTAGGGTCAAATATTGCCAATCAGTATGCCAAGCTAAAAACTGCCTTGACAGGAAGTGATGACATATATCAGTTACGTTCCGCGTTGGGAGATGTGCAAACGGGTATTGGCGACATTGGTAATTTGTCTGCGATGTTCACCGACCCAGTAGCAACTGCTATTTTCAAAGGAATTTACCAGGATTTATCAAAATCCGAACAGCAATTAGTAGAGTTGTATCGGGCGCGGATAACCACTCAGGTTCAGCCTCCTAAGCCGACTACAGGGGCAGCTATACAAATGTAA
- a CDS encoding SRPBCC family protein translates to MTSTSGDKSTTSQGEASEVERWASLIGGGAMVLMGLKQGSLRGALTALAGGGLIYQGATKQSTIQQAQDAIGINQPIKIEKTVTINKSAEELYRFWHNFENLPTFMKHLKSVRVYNEKRSHWIANAPLDNSVEWDAEILEDRENEFISWASVEGADVDNSGFVRFKKALGDRGTEVKIVLEYNPPGGALGATVAKLFGEEPKQQIGDELHRFKMLMEAGEIATTEGQSSGRK, encoded by the coding sequence GTGACTTCGACATCAGGCGATAAATCTACTACTAGTCAAGGTGAAGCTAGTGAAGTAGAGCGTTGGGCATCTCTGATCGGTGGCGGTGCTATGGTATTGATGGGTTTAAAGCAAGGTTCTTTGCGGGGAGCGCTAACAGCTTTGGCTGGTGGTGGTTTGATTTATCAAGGTGCAACTAAACAAAGCACAATCCAGCAAGCACAGGACGCAATAGGAATAAACCAACCCATCAAAATTGAAAAGACGGTAACAATTAATAAATCGGCAGAAGAATTGTATCGTTTTTGGCACAACTTTGAGAATTTGCCCACATTCATGAAGCATCTCAAATCTGTAAGGGTGTATAACGAAAAACGTTCTCATTGGATAGCCAATGCACCCTTGGATAATAGTGTGGAATGGGATGCAGAAATTCTTGAAGACCGAGAAAATGAATTTATTTCTTGGGCATCTGTAGAAGGTGCAGATGTTGATAATTCTGGTTTTGTGCGCTTTAAAAAAGCTTTAGGCGATCGCGGCACAGAAGTAAAGATTGTCTTGGAATATAACCCACCAGGTGGTGCATTGGGAGCTACTGTAGCTAAACTTTTTGGTGAAGAACCAAAACAGCAAATTGGTGATGAATTGCACCGCTTCAAGATGCTAATGGAAGCAGGTGAAATTGCTACCACTGAAGGTCAATCAAGTGGACGCAAGTAG
- a CDS encoding xanthine dehydrogenase family protein molybdopterin-binding subunit, whose protein sequence is MNTGDTNTVLGKPLNRVDGHLKVTGGARYSAEFPVAKMTYGVTIQSTIAKGKIAKIDTKAAEQVPGVLAVITHLNAPKASGEKGGGRKLQVLQDNVVLYSGQHIGVVVADTFERAMYAASLVQVRYDEEKPTINMRDNLAKAYLPKGKIPREEPPDLAHGNINQGLATAAVRVEQTYTTPIENHNPMEPHATTAVWQGDQLLLYDATQGIFSAQQKVAGVLGIEPEKVRVMSYFVGGGFGCKGSAWSHVPLAAMAARQVNRPVKLVLGRIQMYGPVGFRPETIQQVSLGATRDGKLTALRHAGISQTSTFDEFIEPVGKSARMLYACPNIETSHHLVQLDEGTPTFMRAPGEASGSFALESAMDELAYALNIDPVELRLRNHADVDPSKGLPWSSKSLIQCYKLGAEKFGWQKRNPKPRSMRDGNYLIGWGMATATYPTNRSPASAIARIMADGTAVVQSGSQDIGTGTYTVMTQVAAEALGLPVDKVRFELGDTKMPETPVSGGSQTAASVSSSVHLAGNQARSQLLELALADQKSPLYSSNAEDVIAENGSFFLKNKSSATETYQAILARHGMKMIEARADAKLGDEQKKFSMHAFGAQFAEVRVEPDLGEVRVTRWVGTFGVGRILNAKTANSQLIGGIIYGIGMALMEHTVTDPNRGHVVNHDLAEYHVPVNADVPDIEVLFVDEHDPHINPLGVKGIGEIGITGSAAAIANAVYHATGKRVRDLPITLDKLL, encoded by the coding sequence ATGAATACAGGGGATACAAATACAGTTCTTGGCAAACCGCTCAATCGAGTCGATGGACACCTGAAGGTGACGGGTGGCGCACGCTATTCGGCAGAGTTTCCGGTAGCAAAAATGACTTATGGTGTGACGATTCAAAGCACGATCGCTAAAGGGAAGATTGCCAAAATCGATACAAAGGCGGCGGAACAAGTACCGGGTGTATTAGCAGTAATTACCCACCTCAACGCGCCTAAAGCTTCTGGAGAAAAGGGTGGCGGTCGCAAGCTACAAGTCCTGCAAGATAACGTTGTGCTGTATAGCGGTCAACACATTGGTGTCGTCGTTGCCGATACCTTTGAACGAGCCATGTACGCTGCCTCGCTGGTGCAAGTTCGCTATGACGAAGAAAAACCGACCATCAATATGCGGGACAATCTCGCTAAAGCATACTTGCCTAAAGGTAAAATCCCCAGAGAAGAACCGCCTGATTTAGCGCACGGCAATATTAACCAGGGATTAGCAACTGCGGCTGTCCGCGTCGAGCAAACCTATACTACACCGATCGAAAATCACAATCCGATGGAGCCTCATGCCACAACAGCAGTTTGGCAAGGCGATCAACTGCTGCTGTATGACGCAACTCAGGGAATCTTTTCGGCTCAACAAAAAGTTGCAGGGGTATTAGGAATTGAGCCAGAGAAAGTCCGCGTTATGTCTTACTTTGTGGGCGGTGGCTTCGGTTGCAAAGGGTCGGCTTGGTCGCATGTGCCTCTAGCGGCGATGGCAGCACGGCAGGTTAATCGCCCAGTGAAATTAGTTCTGGGACGGATACAGATGTATGGGCCTGTTGGCTTCCGACCAGAGACAATTCAACAGGTTTCTCTAGGTGCAACCCGCGACGGTAAATTAACCGCTCTGCGACACGCTGGCATTTCCCAGACTTCAACTTTCGATGAATTTATCGAACCTGTTGGTAAAAGCGCCCGTATGCTCTACGCTTGCCCGAATATCGAAACCAGCCACCATCTGGTTCAGCTCGATGAGGGTACACCAACCTTTATGCGTGCGCCTGGAGAAGCTTCTGGGTCGTTCGCCCTAGAATCGGCAATGGACGAACTAGCTTATGCGCTGAATATCGATCCGGTGGAGTTGCGTCTGCGTAACCATGCTGATGTCGATCCTAGTAAAGGACTGCCTTGGTCGAGCAAGTCACTGATACAGTGCTACAAGTTAGGAGCAGAAAAGTTTGGTTGGCAAAAGCGCAATCCTAAGCCCCGTTCGATGCGAGACGGCAATTATTTGATTGGTTGGGGTATGGCGACAGCAACTTATCCTACCAACCGTTCTCCAGCATCAGCGATCGCCCGAATTATGGCAGACGGTACAGCCGTTGTGCAGAGCGGTTCCCAAGATATTGGCACGGGAACTTATACTGTAATGACTCAAGTCGCAGCTGAGGCACTCGGTCTACCAGTTGACAAAGTTCGCTTTGAACTAGGCGATACTAAGATGCCAGAAACCCCCGTTTCCGGTGGTTCACAAACTGCCGCCAGTGTCAGTTCGTCCGTGCATTTAGCGGGAAATCAAGCTCGTAGTCAGCTTTTGGAACTAGCACTTGCCGATCAAAAATCGCCGCTTTATAGTTCAAACGCTGAGGATGTGATTGCCGAAAATGGCAGCTTTTTCTTAAAAAATAAATCGTCCGCAACCGAAACATATCAGGCAATCTTGGCACGGCATGGAATGAAAATGATCGAAGCGCGTGCAGATGCCAAGCTGGGAGACGAACAAAAGAAGTTCTCAATGCACGCATTTGGAGCGCAGTTTGCCGAAGTCCGCGTTGAACCTGATTTGGGTGAAGTGCGAGTAACGCGCTGGGTGGGAACTTTTGGCGTGGGACGCATACTCAACGCTAAAACAGCCAACAGTCAGCTAATTGGTGGGATTATCTATGGTATCGGTATGGCACTGATGGAACATACGGTAACAGACCCGAACCGAGGACACGTTGTCAACCATGATTTAGCTGAGTATCACGTGCCAGTAAATGCAGACGTTCCTGATATTGAGGTGTTGTTTGTTGATGAACATGATCCACATATCAACCCGCTTGGAGTCAAGGGAATTGGCGAAATTGGGATTACTGGAAGTGCGGCGGCGATCGCTAACGCTGTCTATCATGCCACAGGTAAGCGCGTCCGCGATTTGCCAATTACATTAGACAAGCTGCTGTAG
- a CDS encoding UPF0175 family protein: MRTVPIQLPETVFSALRKNPEEFIQEMRIAAAVKWYELGEISQAKAAEIAGLTRAEFINALSRYQVDFMQYTAQELAQELADVD, from the coding sequence ATGCGAACAGTACCAATTCAATTACCAGAAACAGTATTTTCAGCACTTCGTAAAAATCCGGAAGAATTTATTCAAGAAATGCGAATTGCAGCAGCAGTTAAATGGTATGAATTAGGTGAGATTTCACAAGCTAAAGCAGCAGAAATCGCTGGGCTAACTCGTGCTGAATTTATTAATGCGTTATCACGCTACCAAGTAGATTTTATGCAATATACTGCCCAAGAGTTAGCCCAGGAACTGGCAGATGTCGATTAA
- a CDS encoding cation diffusion facilitator family transporter, whose protein sequence is MSSRSARSYAFLSIAAAIVTIALKFGAYLLTGSVGLLSDAIESIVNLLAALVALWALTYADKPADTEHAFGHSKAEYFSSGAEGALIIVAAISIAIEAWGHLLHPEPLTQLGFGLALSLFATAINGVVAFILLRAGRRLRSITLRADAHHLFTDVVTSGGVVVGIFLVKVTGALVLDPIVALIVAANITWTGFRLLRETSSALLDAALPKKEIDAIKSILNEYKHQDIQFHALRTRTAGTRRFVSFHVLVPGSWTVKQGHDLCETIELAILRVLPSTHVTTHLEPVEDPVSWEDMELERPSNQQMQDIT, encoded by the coding sequence ATGAGTAGTCGATCAGCCCGCTCCTACGCTTTCTTGTCGATTGCAGCGGCAATCGTCACTATTGCTCTAAAATTTGGCGCTTACCTGCTAACCGGGTCAGTAGGTTTGCTTTCAGATGCTATTGAATCAATTGTAAATCTTCTAGCTGCATTGGTCGCTCTATGGGCATTGACCTATGCTGATAAACCAGCCGATACCGAACACGCCTTTGGGCATTCTAAAGCTGAATACTTCTCCAGTGGTGCAGAAGGTGCGTTGATTATAGTGGCAGCCATCAGCATTGCTATTGAAGCTTGGGGACACTTGTTGCATCCAGAACCATTAACACAGCTTGGATTTGGGTTGGCACTCTCCCTATTTGCAACCGCAATCAACGGCGTTGTTGCCTTTATCTTGCTACGGGCAGGGCGACGGTTGCGTTCCATTACACTGAGGGCTGATGCTCACCACCTGTTTACCGATGTGGTGACTTCAGGTGGTGTGGTAGTTGGAATCTTCCTCGTCAAGGTAACAGGCGCTCTCGTACTTGATCCAATTGTTGCACTGATAGTAGCAGCAAATATTACTTGGACAGGATTTCGTTTGCTGCGGGAAACCAGTAGTGCGTTACTGGATGCAGCTTTGCCTAAAAAAGAAATTGACGCAATCAAGAGTATTCTTAACGAGTACAAACATCAGGACATCCAGTTTCATGCCTTGCGAACCCGCACTGCTGGAACCCGCCGCTTTGTTTCCTTTCATGTTCTTGTGCCTGGATCTTGGACAGTGAAACAAGGGCATGATTTGTGCGAGACAATTGAGCTTGCTATTCTTCGGGTGCTGCCTTCAACCCACGTTACAACTCACCTGGAACCTGTAGAAGATCCAGTTTCTTGGGAAGATATGGAGTTGGAGCGTCCGAGCAATCAGCAAATGCAAGATATTACATAA
- a CDS encoding RibD family protein, with protein MSAIQTTVVLAMTADGKISAVDPKAPREPNVVDQAHLEYQASLADLILVGAGTIRAEGETFTIRDPELLAARQVRGQSPQPITCVVSGSLNLSPDLPFLSQEVERWIFTTRAGLQRSSDTTTLQKLAELIDLGDTDLNWDRAYTLMAERGIHKVVALGGGSLTAALVQAGRIDDWWLTIWPVIYGGKHAPSPVEGEGFLPNAAPHLQLIETRQVGSDLFLHYRPVK; from the coding sequence ATGTCAGCTATCCAAACAACTGTGGTTCTTGCCATGACGGCCGACGGAAAAATTAGTGCCGTAGATCCGAAAGCGCCTCGTGAACCCAATGTAGTCGATCAAGCACACTTGGAGTATCAAGCTTCCCTTGCTGATTTAATCCTGGTAGGAGCAGGAACGATTCGGGCTGAGGGGGAAACCTTTACAATTCGCGATCCCGAACTGTTAGCAGCGCGTCAGGTTCGGGGTCAGTCTCCTCAGCCGATTACTTGTGTTGTTTCAGGTTCGCTTAACCTATCGCCGGACTTGCCTTTTTTGAGCCAGGAAGTTGAGCGATGGATATTTACCACACGGGCTGGTTTGCAGCGCAGTTCTGATACAACAACTTTGCAAAAACTGGCTGAATTAATTGATTTAGGAGATACAGACCTAAATTGGGATCGGGCCTACACCTTGATGGCAGAGCGGGGTATTCACAAAGTCGTTGCTTTGGGAGGTGGCTCTTTAACAGCTGCTCTAGTTCAGGCAGGGCGAATTGACGATTGGTGGTTGACCATTTGGCCGGTCATTTATGGAGGAAAACACGCCCCTAGCCCAGTGGAGGGAGAGGGTTTTCTTCCCAATGCTGCTCCTCATCTCCAACTCATAGAAACTCGTCAGGTTGGAAGTGATTTGTTTTTACATTACCGCCCAGTCAAGTGA
- a CDS encoding cupin domain-containing protein yields MSDKTVSKVDSSNSPKGQLGQKYLASGKSISMRLWENEQPNEPKEPTAREYETVGYVINGRAELHIEGQMILLEPGSSWIVPKGASHTYKILETFTAVEATSPPAQVHGRDEN; encoded by the coding sequence ATGTCTGATAAAACCGTTAGTAAAGTAGACTCTAGTAATTCCCCTAAAGGCCAACTTGGTCAAAAATATCTTGCATCTGGCAAAAGTATTTCCATGCGTCTGTGGGAAAATGAACAACCGAACGAACCTAAAGAGCCAACAGCACGGGAATATGAAACTGTTGGTTATGTAATCAATGGCCGTGCAGAATTACATATTGAAGGGCAAATGATTTTATTAGAGCCTGGAAGTTCTTGGATAGTACCAAAAGGAGCTAGCCACACCTATAAAATTCTAGAAACATTCACTGCTGTTGAAGCAACGAGTCCACCGGCTCAAGTTCACGGGCGAGATGAAAACTGA
- a CDS encoding response regulator produces the protein MQTSGTLTGLNILVVEDDDDTRFFITTVLEMDGATVIAVISPADARNVLSELQPDVLISDIGLPGEDGYTFISKFRALKPNNSGRVPAIALTAFADSEARIRALEAGFDTHISKPVAPEELVEIVANLVASCHW, from the coding sequence ATGCAAACTTCTGGAACTCTTACTGGTTTAAATATTTTGGTAGTTGAGGATGATGATGATACTCGCTTTTTTATCACTACTGTCTTGGAAATGGATGGAGCAACAGTTATAGCAGTGATATCACCAGCAGATGCACGTAATGTATTGTCCGAATTACAACCTGATGTTTTAATTAGTGATATTGGGTTGCCTGGGGAGGATGGTTACACTTTCATCTCCAAATTCCGTGCGCTTAAACCAAATAATTCTGGACGAGTCCCGGCTATTGCTTTAACAGCCTTTGCTGATAGTGAGGCTCGTATCCGTGCCTTGGAAGCTGGTTTTGACACTCATATATCTAAACCGGTCGCTCCAGAAGAACTAGTTGAGATAGTGGCTAATTTGGTTGCTTCTTGTCATTGGTAA
- a CDS encoding FAD binding domain-containing protein, with protein MQPFNYKKAGQAENAVALVSPDAEASYLAGGTSLIDLMKLNVQTPRELVDINPLPLTKIEMQGNGVRIGAMARNSEVAYNAMIQERYPVLSEALLSGASPQLRNMASVGGNLLQRTRCYYFRDTSMPCNKRVPGSGCAAIEGYNRIHAILGGSDRCIATHPSDMAVAMVALDAVVQTRGPRGERSIPLVDFHLVPGDTPERETVLQHGELIVAVDLPASNLARRSHYLKVRDRASYAFAMTSVAAALDVQNGIIRAARIALGGVGTKPWRAFEAEKALLNKPANEATFQAAANAAVAGAKPQKYNGFKVELAKRTIVKALATVGGMA; from the coding sequence ATGCAGCCGTTTAATTATAAAAAAGCGGGACAAGCAGAAAATGCCGTGGCATTGGTGTCTCCAGATGCCGAAGCGTCGTATCTTGCTGGTGGTACTAGCCTAATCGATTTGATGAAGCTGAATGTTCAGACACCAAGAGAATTAGTTGACATTAACCCATTACCCCTAACCAAGATAGAAATGCAGGGTAACGGCGTGCGAATTGGCGCAATGGCACGCAATAGTGAAGTTGCTTATAATGCGATGATTCAGGAGCGTTACCCGGTGCTGTCGGAGGCGTTGCTGTCTGGAGCATCGCCGCAATTGCGAAACATGGCAAGTGTGGGCGGGAATTTGCTGCAACGTACCCGGTGCTATTACTTTCGCGACACTTCGATGCCTTGTAATAAGCGCGTTCCAGGTTCAGGTTGTGCGGCAATTGAGGGCTATAACCGCATCCATGCGATTCTTGGCGGTAGCGATCGCTGTATTGCCACCCATCCCTCTGATATGGCGGTGGCAATGGTGGCACTCGATGCAGTTGTGCAAACACGCGGGCCGAGGGGAGAGCGCAGTATTCCGCTCGTCGATTTTCATCTCGTACCAGGTGATACACCAGAAAGAGAGACAGTTTTGCAACACGGAGAGTTAATCGTTGCCGTTGATTTACCTGCTTCAAACCTTGCTAGGCGATCGCATTATCTAAAAGTCCGCGATCGCGCTTCCTATGCCTTTGCAATGACATCGGTTGCGGCTGCATTAGATGTTCAAAATGGCATCATTCGCGCTGCACGCATTGCTCTTGGTGGAGTAGGAACAAAGCCCTGGCGTGCCTTTGAAGCGGAAAAAGCCCTTTTGAACAAGCCCGCAAACGAGGCAACATTTCAAGCAGCTGCGAACGCTGCTGTCGCTGGAGCTAAACCTCAAAAATACAACGGGTTTAAGGTGGAACTGGCTAAACGCACAATTGTTAAGGCGCTGGCAACCGTGGGAGGAATGGCATGA